One Cucurbita pepo subsp. pepo cultivar mu-cu-16 chromosome LG20, ASM280686v2, whole genome shotgun sequence genomic window carries:
- the LOC111782560 gene encoding uncharacterized protein LOC111782560 isoform X1: MPGNEVGDRVHNFFGQENLYQGQHQSQAADEGWAGLNNNLWVRNQREINSPFISNLKNYNAHQPDSVGLGQPSHTLNGFNFSQSYISPEIGRSESQNQHQTLNGYAAGQQLFHARQVEANFFGSDAVSDRHITSRGLSIHEAQVNNPELSKKNVAGLETTDSPVNFDFFGGQQQMSGRNPSVTQIFPKPQTGNPDMQLLQQQAILSHIQELQRQRQFQQQDARQHGSMNQTSSNSKLVAGNHSATLIDGIPVNELSTSPWQPEHMGSNTNSLQHSLSTAMQGSSSGFVFPSEQQQSLRGLFPEQVDQSLYGIPISTASSFLGSNSLIPSDKPAMQQLAVGNNSISGSHYTAYPDQVSMQDGMVVRQDFQGKSMFGMPASQGLNGGLNSENLQHVNLQQRNASMQEFSSGQEFDRPSEVSQEKTMAQVAPPQNVATLDPTEEKILYGSDDNLWDAFGRSDNITAGGFNAPDGSDFSSGYSFLQSGSWSALMQSAVAETSSGDMNIQEGWGGVNFNNSGPQNGNQQQLDANGSGKLQSVWVDNNLQTLNSRHSSVSAEANNRPNNYINSASVPGFQQPGHKSFFQQTEGFQNSIAQGSTHPDGERKWIDRNLQQKSFAEGRNISENEGNTSGVEINADHTSGSWLRQQSVSSYSSQTCKPNGWSYNEPMFSHGGSSTKNHESHSMSQSAQDGDHKRSICEEMGSAATFKQNHESIPNPTDELQHANHAVENSQVYNEGTNFINNRNLSFWKDANSLVDLKESGFVAKYQHHLDKGPQIFGSPGNNCLDKSEIHEFENSNASDTHTSGSKQKAGGNIIRKPSVTPRRFQYHPMGNLDMDVEPSFGTSHPTQTQATVQQSSHGFKASELSYFRQSKSGAEGNSSEVEKSEMRAFGDLSSKRMLPPFGSRFSSSSDKLAGHDPRHVALPSSQNMLELLHKVDQPREHGNATHSPSYRNHSSEMGEAETSDGSVGQTPRNQSSDSQVFGLQLGLPQRLAMQDAALSSHCSSPMVMSSTHSSSDTGERGHMLLPPVASNQRDLRNNITGSSGHSGNKIPHINAQGNLVAGSQSAFPYPRSHLQNQHLIANHSASVFSDKIGIHSRNFEDSSERVENSQMVSTDISKSGLQMNLVSSADTSQQSSGVVSNAQNPPQLAQELGSVPISQRAAFSKIPPNEWANLTTQKHSLHMDPSKAASVLFKSHMHMDNLDKSFSGLKNLDTREKLEHEALAPGENSINMQNIIGREEQMQESPGKQVSGGKSEISPQATSASGGLESAGHHSLSVSPSNSMATRVNIDTSGYSLHPNISSQQNYPLMHQTQAMKSADNDPTNRNGKRFKGPDCGLDSQHVAMDGGQLLSHEHSNAVRESLLNHASISCVDAAAVDFSSKKGDASVSSTIDSASCVRSEHSQISPQMAPSWFDQYGTFKNRQTLSVFPGSNNAAMKPLDQSLIVEKPPDGFNAQNPVKQANASADGSEHNSERESSTLMSIEHRNFSLGQPLPLDFINQSLAAVRLKKRKSSAPELFPWNEEMTQSCRRLQDISMADVDWAQATNRLIEKKEDEVEMMDDGLMIKLKRRLNLTTLLVQQLLRPPTFTTLSSDASLHYESAAYLVARLALGDACNIVSSTGADIALHPESRNPLSEGLKVTGKTGDHQIIEVVEAFMKRAQKMEDDLLRVEKRASILDLRVECQDLEKFSVINRFAKFHSRGQVDGGEASSSSDVTTSTQKSCPQRYVTALPIPRNLPDRVQCLSL, encoded by the exons TGAATAATCCTGAACTAAGCAAGAAAAATGTAGCTGGGTTGGAAACTACTGATTCTCctgtaaattttgatttttttggagGTCAACAGCAAATGAGCGGCAGAAATCCCAGTGTGACCCAGATTTTTCCTAAGCCGCAAACTGGGAATCCTGACATGCAGCTTCTGCAACAGCAAGCAATATTGTCACATATACAAGAACTTCAGAGGCAACGCCAATTTCAGCAGCAGGATGCAAGACAACATGGTTCGATGAATCAGACCTCATCTAACTCAAAGCTGGTAGCAGGAAACCATTCAGCCACGCTGATTGATGGTATTCCTGTTAATGAGTTATCTACCTCTCCTTGGCAGCCTGAGCATATGGGGAGCAATACAAACTCATTGCAACATAGTTTGTCTACAGCAATGCAGGGGTCCTCTAGTGGATTTGTATTTCCTTCCGAGCAGCAACAATCACTGCGCGGTTTATTTCCTGAACAAGTTGACCAGTCTTTGTATGGGATTCCTATTTCTACTGCAAGTAGTTTTCTTGGTTCAAACTCTCTCATTCCATCAGATAAACCTGCTATGCAGCAGTTAGCTGTCGGTAACAACTCCATTTCAGGGAGCCATTATACTGCATACCCAGATCAGGTTAGCATGCAAGATGGAATGGTTGTAAGACAGGATTTCCAGGGGAAAAGTATGTTTGGCATGCCTGCTAGTCAAGGTTTAAATGGTGGATTAAATTCTGAAAACCTGCAGCATGTGAATCTCCAACAGAGAAATGCATCTATGCAGGAATTTAGTAGTGGACAAGAGTTCGATAGGCCATCAGAAGTGTCGCAGGAGAAGACAATGGCACAGGTTGCTCCACCACAAAATGTGGCTACGTTAGACCCCACTGAAGAGAAGATTTTGTATGGTTCAGATGACAACTTGTGGGATGCTTTTGGGCGGAGTGATAATATTACAGCAGGTGGTTTCAACGCGCCAGATGGTAGTGATTTTAGTTCTGGATATTCCTTTTTACAGAGTGGAAGTTGGAGTGCTTTGATGCAGTCAGCCGTGGCAGAAACTTCAAGTGGGGATATGAACATTCAAGAAGGGTGGGGTGGTGTAAACTTCAATAATAGCGGGCCTCAAAATGGGAATCAGCAGCAATTAGATGCTAACGGCAGTGGAAAACTGCAATCTGTTTGGGTTGATAACAACTTGCAGACATTGAATTCTAGACATTCGTCTGTCTCTGCCGAGGCTAATAATAGGCCCAACAATTATATTAACTCAGCCAGCGTCCCTGGATTTCAGCAACCAGGTCATAAATCATTCTTTCAACAAACTGAAGGCTTTCAGAACAGTATTGCCCAAGGTTCAACTCATCCAGATGgggaaagaaaatggattgaCCGTAACCTGCAACAGAAGTCATTTGCTGAAGGTCGGAATATATCTGAAAATGAAGGCAATACATCAGGTGTGGAAATAAATGCAGATCATACGTCAGGTTCTTGGCTCCGTCAACAAAGTGTATCCTCTTATAGTAGCCAAACATGTAAGCCTAATGGTTGGAGCTATAATGAACCGATGTTCTCCCATGGGGGTAGCAGTACGAAAAATCATGAGAGTCATAGCATGTCACAATCTGCTCAGGATGGAGATCATAAGCGATCTATATGTGAAGAGATGGGTTCTGCAGCTACTTTCAAGCAGAACCATGAATCAATTCCTAACCCAACTGATGAATTGCAGCATGCGAATCATGCTGTTGAGAACTCGCAGGTGTATAATGAAGGTACTAACTTCATAAATAATCGTAACCTTTCCTTTTGGAAAGATGCTAATTCTTTAGTGGACTTAAAAGAAAGCGGTTTTGTGGCAAAATACCAGCATCATCTCGATAAGGGCCCTCAAATATTTGGATCACCTGGGAATAATTGCTTAGATAAGAGTGAAATACATGAGTTTGAAAACTCAAATGCTAGTGATACACACACTTCTGGAAGCAAACAGAAAGCAGGAGGTAATATCATTCGAAAGCCATCTGTAACTCCTCGCAGATTTCAGTATCATCCAATGGGGAATTTAGACATGGATGTGGAACCTTCTTTTGGAACAAGCCATCCAACACAGACACAGGCTACTGTGCAGCAGAGCTCTCACGGATTTAAAGCCAGTGAGCTGAGTTATTTTAGGCAATCCAAATCTGGAGCAGAGGGAAATTCGAGTGAAGTTGAAAAG AGTGAAATGAGAGCCTTTGGGGATCTATCTTCTAAAAGAATGCTTCCACCTTTTGGATCtcgtttttcttcttcttcagataAACTTGCTGGTCATGATCCGCGACATGTGGCCTTGCCGTCAAG CCAAAATATGCTTGAGCTTCTTCACAAagtggatcaaccaagagaacATGGTAATGCAACACATAGTCCCTCTTACCGAAATCATTCTTCTGAAATGGGTGAAGCAGAAACTTCTGATGGATCAGTTGGTCAAACACCACGAAATCAGTCCTCTGATTCTCAAGTTTTTGGTTTGCAACTGGGTCTCCCTCAACGGTTGGCCATGCAGGATGCTGCGTTATCTTCTCATTGTTCCTCGCCTATGGTTATGAGTTCAACCCATTCTAGCTCTGATACAGGAGAACGTGGTCATATGTTGTTGCCTCCTGTAGCCTCTAACCAGAGGGATTTGAGAAATAATATAACCGGTTCTTCTGGACATAGTGGCAATAAAATCCCTCATATCAATGCTCAAGGAAACTTGGTTGCAGGTTCTCAATCTGCCTTTCCTTATCCTAGAAGTCATCTTCAAAATCAGCACCTTATTGCCAATCACTCTGCTAGTGTGTTTTCAGATAAAATTGGTATTCATTCAAGAAATTTTGAAGACTCTTCTGAGCGAGTAGAAAATAGTCAAATGGTGTCAACAGATATTTCCAAAAGTGGTCTCCAAATGAACCTAGTTTCTTCTGCTGACACATCTCAGCAAAGCAGTGGTGTTGTATCTAATGCACAAAATCCCCCCCAGCTTGCCCAGGAATTGGGTTCTGTGCCTATATCCCAACGGGCCGCTTTCTCAAAAATCCCTCCTAATGAGTGGGCAAATCTCACAACCCAGAAACACTCGCTACACATGGATCCTTCAAAAGCTGCCTCAGTTTTGTTCAAATCTCATATGCATATGGACAATTTAGACAAGAGTTTTTCAGGACTAAAAAACTTGGATACTCGAGAGAAATTGGAACATGAGGCTTTGGCCCCTGGTGAAAATTCCATCAATATGCAAAATATTATTGGAAGAGAAGAGCAAATGCAAGAAAGCCCTGGAAAACAAGTTTCAGGTGGGAAGAGTGAAATTTCCCCGCAGGCTACAAGTGCATCAGGTGGACTGGAATCTGCTGGGCATCACTCATTAAGTGTATCTCCATCAAATTCTATGGCTACTCGAGTTAATATTGACACTTCAGGTTATTCTCTACATCCAAATATTAGTTCGCAGCAGAATTACCCCTTAATGCATCAAACGCAGGCCATGAAAAGTGCTGATAATGACCCAACGAACAGGAATGGGAAGAGATTTAAAGGTCCAGATTGTGGTTTAGATTCTCAGCATGTTGCCATGGATGGGGGTCAACTTTTATCACATGAACACAGTAATGCTGTCAGAGAGTCATTACTTAACCATGCTTCCATTTCATGTGTAGATGCAGCAGCGGTAGATTTTTCATCAAAGAAGGGGGATGCCTCTGTATCATCTACTATTGACAGTGCATCTTGCGTGAGGAGCGAGCATTCTCAAATCAGTCCTCAGATGGCTCCATCTTGGTTTGATCAATAtggaacttttaaaaatagacAGACTTTATCAGTATTTCCTGGATCCAACAATGCAGCCATGAAGCCTTTGGATCAATCTTTGATTGTTGAAAAGCCTCCTGATGGCTTCAATGCTCAAAATCCTGTGAAGCAAGCAAATGCTTCTGCTGATGGTAGTGAGCACAATAGTGAACGGGAAAGTTCAACTCTCATGTCGATAGAACACAGAAATTTCTCTTTAGGTCAACCATTGCCACTTGATTTCATCAATCAAAGTTTGGCTGCTGTAAGACTCAAAAAGCGCAAAAGCTCTGCACCTGAACTGTTTCCATGGAACGAAGAAATGACTCAAAGTTGTAGAAGACTGCAGGATATAAG CATGGCGGATGTTGATTGGGCTCAGGCAACCAACCGGCTGATTGAGAAG aaagaagatgaagttgaAATGATGGATGATGGACTAATGATAAAACTGAAGAGGAGGCTTAACTTGACTACGCTGCTTGTTCAACAACTCCTCCGTCCTCCTACTTTTACTACTCTCTCTTCAGATGCCAGCCTACATTATGAGAGTGCGGCTTACCTTGTTGCAAGGCTAGCTTTGGGGGATGCTTGTAATATAGTTTCTTCCACAGGAGCTGATATTGCGTTGCATCCAGAAAGCAGAAATCC CCTTTCTGAGGGACTTAAAGTAACTGGTAAAACTGGTGATCATCAAATTATAGAAGTTGTGGAGGCGTTCATGAAACGAGCACAGAAGATGGAAGATGATTTATTGAG AGTGGAGAAGAGAGCTTCAATCTTAGATTTGAGAGTGGAATGCCAGGATCTTGAAAAGTTCTCTGTTATCAATCGGTTTGCCAAGTTTCATAGCCGAGGACAAGTTGATGGGGGTGAGGCCTCATCATCCTCTGATGTGACCACAAGTACTCAGAAATCTTGCCCCCAGAGATATGTTACTGCACTTCCCATTCCTAGAAATCTTCCTGACAGGGTACAATGTCTCtcactttaa